One genomic segment of Gemmatimonadota bacterium includes these proteins:
- a CDS encoding GTPase domain-containing protein codes for MARLDQDARTLSLTLVVYGAARAGKSALLRAIHERIAVAHRGDEEPLGEPSDVGLPLNWVPLDLGDVAGWRTRVHLYAVPAQEQADATRRLVLAQADGVLFVVDAQASRLEANVAALAALHAQWPEGNGTTRVLPVVFVVTKQDLPEELLLEEPVLAAILNPEHAPLFRCDLARGEGVFRALQSLIGTVMRQVVALPETAT; via the coding sequence ATGGCGCGCCTCGACCAGGATGCCAGGACGCTCTCGCTCACGTTGGTGGTGTATGGCGCCGCGCGCGCCGGGAAGAGTGCCTTGCTGCGGGCCATTCACGAACGGATCGCGGTGGCGCACCGCGGCGACGAGGAACCGCTCGGCGAGCCATCCGATGTCGGCCTGCCCCTCAACTGGGTGCCGCTCGACCTGGGTGACGTCGCGGGGTGGCGCACGCGCGTCCACCTCTACGCCGTGCCGGCGCAAGAGCAGGCCGACGCCACGCGGCGACTGGTGCTGGCCCAAGCCGATGGCGTCCTCTTCGTGGTCGATGCGCAGGCCAGCCGGCTCGAGGCCAACGTCGCGGCGCTTGCCGCGCTCCACGCGCAATGGCCCGAAGGGAACGGGACGACGCGCGTGCTGCCGGTGGTCTTCGTGGTGACCAAGCAGGACCTGCCCGAGGAATTGCTGTTGGAAGAGCCCGTGCTCGCCGCGATCCTCAACCCGGAGCACGCGCCGCTCTTCCGTTGCGATCTCGCGCGGGGCGAAGGCGTCTTCCGCGCACTGCAGTCGCTCATCGGAACCGTGATGCGCCAGGTGGTTGCCTTGCCTGAGACGGCGACGTGA
- a CDS encoding roadblock/LC7 domain-containing protein, whose translation MSLERWERLLCEVIAIPGVRGAALVASDDGLVVAEAAMDQLDGADVAALVAALVSRATRVARSIPTAPPRLIHLAGDRGTLLAVDAGSPLWLVAVAEPGAEVGRLRVLLGDLAGAVD comes from the coding sequence ATGAGTCTCGAGCGGTGGGAACGGCTGCTGTGCGAGGTGATCGCGATCCCCGGCGTGCGGGGCGCCGCGCTCGTGGCGAGCGATGACGGTCTCGTCGTGGCCGAGGCGGCGATGGATCAACTGGACGGCGCCGATGTGGCCGCACTCGTTGCGGCGCTGGTCTCGCGCGCCACGCGCGTGGCGCGCAGCATTCCGACCGCTCCACCGCGGTTGATCCATCTCGCGGGTGACCGCGGCACCTTGCTCGCCGTCGACGCCGGCTCTCCGCTCTGGCTGGTGGCGGTCGCGGAGCCTGGTGCCGAGGTGGGTCGCCTGCGGGTGTTGTTGGGCGATCTCGCCGGGGCGGTGGACTGA
- a CDS encoding roadblock/LC7 domain-containing protein, translating to MSDSFSPSSTPVGAPSFLDLGERLRQHGQLDAAATVTMNGLRQWPTLAAGHDLLGRIEADRGDDRAAAEAWGAALACEPGHLGALKGLAFLAFRGHDFAAAERHLELAVARAPHDAALLGALDRVRSRRPSGPADEPVRLDDPASGLLLCDADGMRLSGGVGPERNDDAADAAAAETAGLLREATRSARLLGLGGVKHLVVECADARLAVVPVAAGAALLAVRSAATPIGRLLAIAQRAAGVATQWIGGLE from the coding sequence GTGAGTGATTCGTTCTCCCCTTCGTCGACGCCTGTGGGCGCGCCGTCGTTCCTCGACCTCGGGGAACGGTTGCGGCAGCATGGGCAACTCGACGCGGCCGCGACCGTCACGATGAACGGGCTGCGTCAATGGCCGACCCTCGCCGCCGGCCATGACTTGCTCGGTCGCATCGAGGCCGATCGGGGCGATGACCGCGCCGCCGCCGAGGCGTGGGGCGCCGCACTCGCCTGCGAGCCCGGTCACCTGGGCGCGCTCAAGGGGCTCGCCTTCCTCGCCTTCCGCGGCCACGACTTCGCGGCTGCCGAGCGGCATCTCGAATTGGCCGTGGCCCGCGCGCCGCACGATGCCGCGTTGCTCGGCGCGCTCGACCGGGTGCGCAGTCGTCGCCCGTCTGGGCCCGCGGATGAACCAGTTCGACTCGATGATCCGGCCAGTGGACTGCTTCTCTGCGACGCCGACGGGATGCGACTGAGTGGAGGCGTTGGTCCCGAGCGCAATGACGACGCCGCGGATGCGGCGGCGGCGGAGACGGCCGGGTTGCTCCGTGAAGCGACCCGCAGCGCGCGGCTTCTCGGCCTCGGCGGCGTCAAGCATCTGGTCGTCGAGTGTGCCGACGCTCGCCTCGCGGTGGTCCCGGTCGCCGCTGGCGCCGCACTCCTCGCCGTGCGGAGCGCCGCAACGCCGATCGGCCGACTGCTGGCCATCGCACAGCGCGCCGCTGGCGTGGCAACGCAGTGGATCGGTGGATTGGAATGA